One genomic window of Halorhabdus sp. CBA1104 includes the following:
- a CDS encoding complex I subunit 5 family protein → MSGTPLAIAPFVALSGGVFGTYLVGRSPRGRSVAWAGVVASVAVLLASGTTWLLWLRSLPIEYALFGEGVGVRVTALSVFLSTVACLVGLAVIVHAAGSTDSKDAPELYYPLVLATLAGVVGIGLSADLFSLYVFFEVMAVGTYALVPFAVDRATAVEAGLKYVIMNAAGSLLAIFGISLVYAHTGGVLDFATLSGELAATTGPGPLEAAVLFLVVGFGVKAAVVPLHTWLPDAYTESPASASALLAALATPAAIVAMGKALSVVPDGVSVGLLLLVVGALTMTVGNFLALGQRDLKRLLAYSSIPHVGYILFGLGVGFYGGFGIAFDGALFHVLANAFMKGGAFLAVGAIAYRLAGAEGKHRTLGALAGVGYQMPVAAGAIAVAVLALAGVPPLAGFWGKLFIVLGSAEVSGAVGVGLAVLVIGNSFLSLGYYLPVLGAMFDSPTDAVSSLDRTPTRLAVPILALTGGTILLGLAPAFGLDLVGPAADVLQHGLEVTP, encoded by the coding sequence GTGAGTGGCACACCTCTCGCTATCGCACCGTTCGTGGCGCTGTCTGGCGGTGTGTTTGGCACCTATCTGGTAGGTCGATCCCCGCGTGGCCGGTCGGTCGCCTGGGCGGGTGTCGTCGCCTCTGTGGCGGTGCTTCTCGCGTCGGGGACGACCTGGCTCCTGTGGTTGCGATCGCTCCCGATCGAGTACGCGCTGTTTGGTGAGGGCGTCGGTGTGCGGGTCACCGCACTGAGCGTGTTCCTCTCGACGGTGGCCTGCCTGGTCGGTCTGGCCGTGATCGTCCACGCGGCGGGAAGTACCGACAGCAAGGACGCTCCCGAGTTGTACTATCCGCTCGTCCTCGCAACCCTCGCCGGCGTCGTCGGTATCGGCCTCTCTGCAGACCTCTTCTCGCTGTACGTCTTCTTCGAAGTGATGGCCGTTGGGACCTACGCGCTGGTCCCCTTCGCGGTCGACCGAGCGACGGCCGTCGAAGCAGGTCTCAAGTACGTGATCATGAACGCCGCGGGCTCGTTGCTCGCCATCTTCGGCATATCGCTCGTCTATGCCCACACTGGCGGCGTGCTCGACTTCGCGACACTCTCCGGGGAACTTGCCGCGACAACCGGCCCGGGACCCCTGGAGGCGGCCGTCCTCTTTCTCGTCGTCGGGTTCGGCGTCAAGGCAGCGGTCGTCCCGCTCCACACCTGGCTGCCGGACGCTTACACGGAGTCGCCCGCGAGCGCGAGCGCGCTGCTTGCGGCCCTGGCGACGCCGGCCGCGATCGTGGCGATGGGCAAGGCACTCTCGGTAGTTCCTGACGGTGTCTCGGTCGGACTCCTGTTACTGGTGGTTGGTGCGCTGACGATGACTGTCGGCAACTTCCTGGCACTGGGCCAGCGCGATCTGAAGCGTCTGCTGGCCTATTCGTCGATCCCACACGTCGGCTACATTCTCTTTGGACTCGGTGTTGGCTTCTACGGCGGGTTCGGTATTGCCTTCGACGGCGCACTTTTTCACGTCCTTGCGAACGCGTTCATGAAGGGCGGTGCCTTCCTCGCGGTCGGCGCGATCGCCTATCGGCTGGCTGGGGCCGAGGGCAAGCACCGAACGCTCGGGGCACTTGCCGGTGTGGGCTATCAGATGCCAGTCGCCGCAGGCGCGATTGCCGTCGCCGTGCTGGCGCTTGCGGGCGTTCCGCCGCTTGCGGGCTTCTGGGGTAAGTTGTTCATCGTCCTCGGAAGCGCCGAAGTCTCGGGGGCAGTCGGCGTCGGCCTCGCTGTCCTCGTGATCGGCAACTCCTTTCTCTCGCTGGGATACTACCTCCCGGTGCTGGGGGCCATGTTCGATAGCCCGACTGACGCCGTGTCGTCGCTCGACCGGACACCAACACGACTCGCCGTACCGATCCTGGCGCTGACTGGCGGGACGATCCTGCTCGGACTCGCCCCGGCGTTCGGCCTGGATCTGGTCGGGCCAGCAGCCGACGTCTTGCAGCATGGACTGGAGGTGACGCCATGA
- a CDS encoding NADH-quinone oxidoreductase subunit B family protein yields MGRIIDWARNRSPWILHLNCGSCNGCDIETLDALMPRYDIERFGIRKKDTPRHADILVATGPVTKQMAPRLERVYEQMPEPKLVLAAGSCASTGGVFHDCYNCHEGVDDVIPVDMYVPGCPTSPEALIDGIVKLLDEAGQKAQAERLADAKPEIIEEGARIDQAVPPVDESTAQPSAEDSQEGQTDESEPVEA; encoded by the coding sequence ATGGGACGCATCATCGATTGGGCACGGAATCGGTCGCCGTGGATACTCCACCTCAACTGCGGGAGTTGCAACGGCTGTGATATCGAGACGCTCGATGCACTGATGCCGCGGTACGACATCGAACGGTTTGGAATCCGCAAGAAAGACACACCCCGACACGCAGACATCCTTGTTGCGACTGGTCCCGTCACCAAGCAGATGGCCCCCCGGCTCGAGCGCGTCTACGAGCAGATGCCCGAGCCGAAACTGGTGCTCGCTGCCGGTTCGTGTGCATCGACTGGCGGTGTCTTCCACGACTGCTATAACTGTCACGAGGGCGTCGACGACGTCATCCCCGTGGATATGTACGTCCCCGGCTGTCCAACCTCGCCGGAGGCACTGATCGACGGGATCGTCAAACTGCTTGACGAGGCTGGCCAGAAAGCACAGGCCGAACGGCTCGCCGACGCCAAACCCGAGATCATCGAAGAAGGCGCACGGATCGATCAGGCCGTCCCACCCGTCGACGAATCGACCGCACAACCGAGTGCCGAGGATAGCCAGGAGGGGCAAACGGATGAATCCGAGCCAGTTGAAGCGTGA
- a CDS encoding NADH-quinone oxidoreductase subunit C — MNPSQLKRELDEQFADVLAASNEREDGRLEFILADRDNLGTAVRTLRDAGITHLITITGVDSDEQVDVLYHFLKYGEYDAGDLGEGIELTLRVTVPDADPTIETITDQIPAAGLYERELMDMLGVEVAGHPNPKKLLLPDDYDGGPPLRAENVEVTD, encoded by the coding sequence ATGAATCCGAGCCAGTTGAAGCGTGAGCTCGACGAGCAGTTCGCCGACGTGCTCGCCGCCTCGAACGAACGCGAGGACGGCCGCCTGGAGTTCATCCTGGCGGACCGAGACAACCTCGGAACGGCAGTTCGGACGCTTCGAGACGCCGGCATCACGCACCTGATCACCATCACCGGTGTCGACAGCGACGAGCAAGTCGACGTCCTGTATCACTTCCTCAAGTACGGTGAGTACGATGCTGGCGACCTCGGAGAGGGTATCGAACTGACACTCCGGGTGACTGTGCCCGATGCGGACCCAACCATCGAGACCATCACCGATCAGATCCCGGCTGCGGGCCTCTACGAACGCGAACTGATGGACATGCTCGGTGTCGAGGTGGCGGGCCATCCCAACCCCAAGAAACTCCTGTTGCCTGACGACTACGACGGTGGGCCACCGCTCCGGGCCGAGAACGTCGAGGTGACCGACTGA
- a CDS encoding translation initiation factor IF-2 subunit gamma: MTGTHGQPEVNIGLVGHVDHGKTTLVEALSGEWTDQHSEEMKRGISIRLGYADATFRSCPDCGQPAGYTVAETCSEHDSETEVLRTVSFVDAPGHETLMATMLAGAAIMDGAVLVISATEDVPQAQTEEHLMALDIIGIDNIVVAQNKVDLVDAERARENYQQIQDFVEGTVAEDAPIVPISAGQGVNMDLLIEAVEEEIPTPDRDPDADPEMLVARSFDINRPGTTWDSLMGGVLGGSLVQGRLAPDDELELRPGREVEEEGQSEWRPVTTTARSLQAGGEGVEEVTPGGLLGVGTGLDPALTKGDALAGQVAGPPGTLPPVHDSFTMDIQLLDRIVGEDNDDIEEISTGEPLMLTIGTATTVGSVTSARDGEAEVALKRPVCAHEDATIAINRRIGARWRLIGIGRLRG; the protein is encoded by the coding sequence ATGACGGGAACACACGGACAACCGGAGGTGAACATCGGACTGGTCGGGCACGTCGACCACGGCAAGACCACGCTGGTCGAGGCCTTGAGCGGGGAGTGGACGGACCAACACTCCGAGGAAATGAAACGCGGGATCTCGATCCGGCTTGGGTATGCCGATGCGACGTTCCGGAGCTGTCCGGACTGTGGACAGCCAGCCGGCTATACCGTCGCAGAGACGTGTTCGGAGCACGACAGCGAGACGGAGGTACTTCGAACCGTCTCGTTCGTCGACGCGCCGGGCCACGAGACGCTGATGGCGACGATGCTGGCCGGCGCGGCCATCATGGACGGAGCCGTCCTCGTCATCTCGGCGACCGAAGACGTCCCGCAGGCACAGACCGAAGAGCACCTGATGGCACTGGACATCATCGGGATCGACAACATCGTCGTCGCCCAGAACAAGGTCGATCTGGTCGACGCCGAGCGCGCCCGGGAGAACTACCAGCAGATTCAGGACTTCGTCGAGGGGACGGTTGCCGAGGATGCGCCGATCGTCCCGATCAGCGCCGGACAAGGCGTGAACATGGATCTCCTCATCGAGGCCGTCGAAGAAGAGATCCCCACGCCCGACCGCGACCCCGACGCCGATCCCGAGATGCTGGTCGCGCGGAGCTTCGACATCAATCGGCCGGGTACGACGTGGGATTCGCTGATGGGCGGCGTTCTAGGTGGCAGTCTCGTCCAGGGCCGCTTGGCGCCCGACGACGAACTGGAGCTACGACCCGGACGCGAAGTCGAAGAGGAAGGCCAGTCAGAGTGGCGGCCGGTCACGACGACGGCTCGCTCGTTGCAGGCCGGCGGCGAGGGTGTCGAGGAGGTAACACCCGGTGGCTTGCTTGGCGTCGGCACCGGACTCGACCCGGCGTTGACGAAAGGCGATGCACTCGCGGGACAGGTCGCTGGCCCGCCCGGAACGCTGCCGCCGGTCCACGATAGCTTCACGATGGACATCCAGTTGCTCGATCGGATCGTCGGGGAAGATAACGACGATATCGAGGAGATCTCGACTGGTGAGCCACTCATGCTGACGATCGGTACGGCGACGACCGTCGGTTCGGTCACGAGCGCCCGCGACGGGGAGGCCGAAGTCGCCCTGAAGCGCCCGGTCTGTGCCCACGAAGATGCGACGATCGCCATCAACCGGCGGATCGGCGCACGCTGGCGGCTGATCGGCATCGGACGGCTCCGTGGATGA
- a CDS encoding complex I subunit 1 family protein encodes MSLELDLATGLLYLLVFPGFAFLFAYGLTAEFLDRKLYARLQNRVGPPPLQPLADFLKLLSKESVVPENATARIYNAAPLTGLAGVFTAMLYIPVWTEQAAFAFEGDLVVVLFFLSLPSFSLFFGGWYSGNVFSRIGTTRTITQLFGYEIPFFLAAFAPAVAAGSLSTSEITTFIGANPWYVAVLLPAFAIALLSLQAKLERIPFDIPEAETELATGTLVEYSGRKLALFRLTKDVELVVGAALLSALFLGGPYPAGAIEGTVGIAAGLGVFLAKTLAVIALLTVLKAVVARLRIEQMVSVFYRVLVPVTLAQIAVVLLVGLYTEGLIP; translated from the coding sequence GTGAGTCTGGAACTCGATCTGGCGACCGGGTTGCTGTATCTGCTGGTGTTTCCCGGGTTCGCGTTCCTGTTCGCCTACGGCCTGACCGCTGAGTTCCTCGACCGGAAGTTGTACGCACGCCTACAGAACCGCGTCGGCCCGCCGCCGCTACAGCCCCTGGCGGACTTCCTGAAACTGCTCTCGAAGGAATCGGTCGTCCCGGAGAACGCGACCGCCCGCATCTACAACGCTGCCCCGTTGACGGGGCTCGCTGGCGTGTTCACCGCGATGTTGTACATTCCGGTTTGGACCGAACAGGCTGCATTTGCCTTCGAGGGTGATCTGGTCGTCGTCCTCTTTTTCCTCTCGTTGCCGTCCTTTTCGCTGTTTTTCGGCGGCTGGTACTCCGGGAACGTCTTCAGCCGGATCGGGACCACGCGGACGATAACCCAGTTGTTCGGCTACGAGATCCCGTTCTTCCTGGCGGCATTTGCGCCCGCCGTTGCTGCCGGGTCGCTGTCGACCTCCGAGATCACCACCTTCATCGGGGCCAACCCCTGGTACGTCGCGGTGCTGCTACCGGCCTTTGCGATCGCGCTGCTCTCCCTGCAGGCCAAACTCGAACGTATCCCCTTCGACATTCCCGAAGCCGAGACGGAACTGGCGACGGGGACGCTCGTCGAATACTCGGGCCGGAAGCTGGCGCTGTTCCGTCTGACGAAAGACGTCGAGCTGGTCGTCGGCGCGGCACTGCTGTCGGCGCTGTTCCTCGGTGGCCCGTATCCTGCGGGGGCGATCGAAGGGACAGTCGGCATCGCCGCGGGCCTGGGGGTCTTCCTCGCCAAGACGCTCGCAGTCATCGCGCTGCTGACGGTGCTGAAGGCCGTCGTCGCCCGCCTGCGTATCGAGCAGATGGTCAGCGTCTTCTACCGGGTACTCGTCCCGGTGACGTTGGCCCAGATCGCCGTCGTCCTGCTGGTCGGACTGTACACGGAGGGACTGATCCCATGA
- the purS gene encoding phosphoribosylformylglycinamidine synthase subunit PurS has protein sequence MTGYTAIVTVRLKAGVLDPEAETTQQALERLGFELESLRSAERFEIDFEATDDETAHERAEAMTERLLANPTIHDYEIDVEQR, from the coding sequence ATGACTGGCTATACGGCGATCGTCACTGTCAGGCTCAAGGCGGGGGTCCTCGATCCCGAGGCCGAGACGACCCAGCAAGCCCTGGAACGGCTCGGGTTCGAACTGGAGTCGCTGCGCTCGGCCGAGCGCTTCGAGATCGACTTCGAAGCGACCGACGACGAGACGGCTCACGAGCGTGCCGAAGCGATGACCGAGCGCCTATTGGCGAATCCAACGATCCACGACTACGAAATCGACGTCGAACAACGATGA
- a CDS encoding hydrogenase maturation protease, giving the protein MTDPPSIDLGESVAILGIGSELRGDDAAGLELLRRLESRTGASAADRLLFVEGGVAPENHTGVIRRFDPDWIVLVDAVDFGADPGSGKWVDPGDLGGESFSSHKSTPAMLRTFLARETGAEVALFGVQPAEIEQGRGCLRQ; this is encoded by the coding sequence GTGACTGACCCACCGTCGATCGACCTCGGCGAGTCTGTCGCCATTCTGGGCATCGGGTCGGAGCTGCGTGGGGATGACGCAGCCGGACTCGAACTACTCAGACGGCTAGAATCCCGGACAGGTGCCTCAGCAGCCGACCGGTTGCTGTTCGTCGAAGGCGGGGTCGCCCCGGAGAACCATACTGGGGTCATCAGGCGGTTCGACCCGGACTGGATCGTCCTCGTCGATGCCGTCGACTTTGGCGCTGACCCTGGGTCGGGCAAGTGGGTCGATCCCGGCGACCTCGGTGGCGAATCGTTCTCCTCACACAAGTCGACGCCCGCGATGTTGCGGACCTTCCTTGCCCGGGAGACCGGGGCAGAGGTCGCACTGTTCGGCGTCCAACCGGCCGAGATCGAGCAGGGGAGGGGCTGTCTTCGGCAGTGA
- a CDS encoding 4Fe-4S binding protein, translating into MSIPGKLIPEALKTLGKDRATVSYPKDKRTMPDRFRGAVEFEPDPCTGCGMCERHCAADAITVETDADGNVTWCYDVAKCMFCGQCEESCPTDAIEMGQKFELAGSDKPRFEERYTFER; encoded by the coding sequence ATGAGCATTCCAGGCAAACTCATTCCAGAAGCACTGAAAACGCTGGGCAAAGACCGCGCGACCGTATCGTACCCGAAAGACAAGCGGACCATGCCCGATCGGTTCCGCGGGGCCGTCGAGTTCGAACCCGACCCCTGTACCGGCTGTGGCATGTGCGAGCGCCACTGTGCGGCCGACGCGATCACCGTCGAGACCGACGCCGACGGCAACGTCACCTGGTGTTACGACGTCGCCAAGTGCATGTTCTGTGGCCAGTGTGAGGAATCCTGCCCGACCGACGCCATCGAGATGGGGCAGAAATTCGAACTCGCCGGCAGCGACAAGCCGCGTTTCGAAGAGCGCTACACGTTCGAGCGGTGA
- a CDS encoding nickel-dependent hydrogenase large subunit, whose translation MADQSAGTEIPVGPQHPSLKEPANFTLTVDGEVITGAEMKLSYNHRGIEQAVLGNSYIENIYLLERICGICSHAHTSAFTQGVEELLDLDVPPRARYIRTLIGELERIHSHMLWLGVAGHEIGFDTLWQYAWRDREIVMDLLEEITGNRVHYSINTIGGVREDLTDEQRETILEGMDDLQERIDFYQETVPNEQTVRMRCEDVGIVPEDLAREYCAVGAVGRASGVPTDVRKDAPYAAYDDVDFDVITDDRGDLLARTVVRIGEIAQAIRIIRQVTERIPAGDLKASAKPPQALLAQVPEDDVVSRYEAPRGELIHYIRSDGTDTPARVHIRVPTLANWPTVVESLKGSYIADTPIVVAGIDPCISCTSRIGVETDGSHGGENAFDLDELRAYGIEWYDERGDVERPSVDAQRGERP comes from the coding sequence ATGGCAGACCAATCTGCCGGGACGGAGATTCCGGTCGGCCCCCAGCACCCCTCGCTGAAAGAGCCCGCCAACTTCACCCTGACCGTCGACGGCGAGGTCATCACCGGCGCGGAGATGAAACTCTCGTACAACCACCGCGGGATCGAGCAGGCCGTACTGGGTAACTCCTACATCGAGAACATCTACCTGCTCGAACGGATCTGCGGGATCTGCTCACACGCCCATACCTCGGCGTTCACGCAGGGCGTCGAGGAACTGCTGGATCTGGACGTCCCACCCCGTGCCCGCTATATCCGGACGCTGATCGGGGAACTCGAACGCATCCACAGCCACATGCTCTGGCTCGGCGTCGCGGGCCACGAGATCGGCTTCGATACGCTCTGGCAGTACGCCTGGCGCGATCGGGAGATCGTGATGGACCTCTTAGAGGAGATCACGGGCAACCGCGTCCACTACTCGATCAACACGATCGGCGGCGTTCGCGAGGACCTGACCGACGAGCAGCGTGAGACGATCCTTGAGGGCATGGACGACCTGCAAGAGCGGATCGACTTCTATCAGGAGACGGTTCCCAACGAGCAAACCGTCCGGATGCGCTGTGAAGACGTCGGGATCGTGCCGGAAGATCTCGCCCGGGAATACTGTGCGGTCGGGGCGGTCGGCCGCGCTTCCGGCGTCCCGACGGACGTTCGCAAGGACGCCCCGTACGCCGCCTACGACGACGTTGACTTCGACGTGATCACCGATGATCGAGGCGACCTACTGGCCCGGACGGTCGTCCGGATCGGTGAGATCGCCCAGGCAATCAGGATCATTCGGCAGGTCACAGAACGGATCCCAGCGGGCGACCTGAAAGCCAGCGCGAAACCGCCCCAGGCGTTGCTCGCCCAGGTGCCCGAAGACGACGTTGTCAGCCGCTACGAGGCACCTCGCGGGGAGTTGATTCACTACATCCGCTCGGATGGGACGGACACGCCCGCCCGCGTCCACATCCGAGTCCCGACCCTGGCCAACTGGCCGACCGTCGTCGAGTCGCTGAAAGGGAGTTACATCGCGGACACGCCGATCGTCGTCGCGGGGATCGATCCCTGCATCTCCTGTACGTCCCGGATCGGCGTCGAGACCGACGGCAGCCACGGCGGCGAGAATGCCTTCGATCTGGACGAACTCCGGGCATACGGCATCGAGTGGTACGACGAGCGCGGCGACGTCGAGCGACCGTCAGTCGATGCCCAGAGAGGTGAGCGTCCGTGA
- a CDS encoding archaeosine biosynthesis radical SAM protein RaSEA produces the protein MSQPSPDVYEEGRGMDAHNQVMREIRARNDASYEPDEPTRVWIDEDNTPAGVLDSLTIVLNTGGCRWARAGGCTMCGYVAESVDGGTVAHEDLLAQIDAALDQERETHDGTCRQVKIYTSGSFLDEREVPAETRRAIAERFGDRDRIVVESLPDFVDREKIADFRDQDLETDVAIGLETATDRVRHDCINKYFDFADFEAACEEAVAADAGVKAYLLMKPPFLSEREAIEDMISSIERCGAVEGCHTVSMNPTNVQRYTMVEQLYFDGGYRPPWLWSVVEVLRETADQAVTVVSDPVGHGSDRGPHNCGECDDHVQTAIKDFNLRQDESVFAQVDCACERTWEEVRDRERSYSLPLAQ, from the coding sequence ATGAGCCAGCCAAGTCCGGACGTCTACGAGGAGGGGCGGGGCATGGACGCCCACAACCAGGTGATGCGGGAGATCCGTGCCCGCAACGATGCGTCGTACGAACCCGACGAACCGACGAGAGTCTGGATCGACGAGGACAACACGCCAGCGGGCGTGCTCGATTCGCTGACGATCGTCCTCAACACCGGCGGGTGTCGCTGGGCGCGAGCCGGCGGGTGTACGATGTGTGGCTACGTCGCCGAGAGTGTCGACGGCGGGACGGTTGCCCACGAGGACCTCCTCGCCCAGATCGACGCCGCTCTCGACCAGGAACGTGAGACCCACGACGGGACCTGCCGCCAGGTCAAGATCTACACCTCTGGCAGTTTCCTCGACGAACGGGAGGTCCCCGCAGAGACGCGCCGGGCAATCGCCGAGCGCTTTGGGGATCGCGACCGGATCGTCGTCGAGTCACTGCCCGATTTCGTCGACCGCGAGAAGATCGCCGACTTCCGCGACCAGGACCTCGAAACCGACGTCGCGATCGGCTTAGAGACCGCGACCGATCGGGTTCGTCACGACTGCATCAACAAGTACTTCGACTTTGCCGATTTCGAGGCTGCTTGTGAAGAAGCTGTCGCCGCCGACGCCGGCGTGAAGGCGTACCTGCTCATGAAACCACCCTTCCTCAGCGAACGCGAGGCGATCGAAGACATGATCTCTTCGATCGAGCGTTGCGGGGCCGTCGAGGGGTGTCACACCGTCTCGATGAACCCGACGAACGTCCAGCGCTACACGATGGTCGAACAACTCTACTTCGATGGCGGCTATCGCCCGCCGTGGCTCTGGAGCGTCGTCGAAGTGCTCCGAGAGACCGCCGATCAGGCCGTGACGGTCGTCTCCGACCCCGTCGGACACGGCTCAGACCGGGGGCCACATAACTGCGGGGAGTGTGACGATCACGTTCAGACCGCGATCAAGGACTTCAACCTCCGGCAAGACGAGAGTGTCTTCGCACAAGTCGACTGTGCGTGTGAGCGTACGTGGGAGGAAGTACGGGACCGCGAGCGAAGTTACTCGCTTCCCTTGGCACAATAA
- the purQ gene encoding phosphoribosylformylglycinamidine synthase I has protein sequence MTVAVIQFGGSNCDRDTVQALESVGVEAELVWHEDDLPEGVEGIVLPGGFSYGDFLRAGAMAAQSPIMDGVRAAADAGTPVLGICNGAQIGCEASLTPGAFTTNESARFQCEHVHLRVENADTPWTRAYDEGEIIQLPIAHGEGRFEISDDRLDTLEADDRILFRYCEPDGAVTPDANPNGSKHNVAGVTGEDESVAVMMPHPERMSLPDIGPTDGRGVLEGFA, from the coding sequence ATGACGGTGGCTGTAATCCAGTTTGGCGGGAGTAACTGCGACCGAGATACCGTCCAGGCACTGGAGTCCGTCGGCGTCGAGGCAGAACTGGTCTGGCACGAAGACGACTTACCCGAGGGCGTCGAGGGCATCGTCCTTCCCGGCGGGTTCTCGTACGGTGACTTCTTGCGTGCAGGCGCGATGGCCGCCCAGTCGCCGATCATGGACGGGGTCCGTGCGGCCGCCGACGCCGGGACGCCTGTCCTTGGCATCTGCAACGGCGCCCAGATCGGCTGTGAAGCCTCACTGACACCCGGCGCGTTCACGACCAACGAGAGCGCTCGCTTCCAGTGTGAACACGTCCACCTCCGGGTCGAAAACGCCGACACGCCGTGGACCCGTGCCTACGACGAGGGCGAGATCATCCAATTGCCGATCGCCCACGGCGAAGGCCGCTTCGAGATCAGCGACGATCGGCTCGACACCCTCGAAGCCGACGACCGCATCCTGTTTCGGTACTGTGAGCCCGACGGGGCGGTCACGCCAGACGCAAATCCCAACGGCTCGAAACACAACGTCGCGGGCGTCACTGGCGAGGACGAGTCCGTCGCCGTCATGATGCCCCACCCCGAGCGCATGTCCCTGCCAGATATCGGTCCGACGGACGGCCGAGGCGTGCTGGAAGGGTTCGCCTGA